In one window of Streptomyces sp. FXJ1.172 DNA:
- a CDS encoding family 2 encapsulin nanocompartment cargo protein terpene cyclase: MSTPTTAYTLPGPPNLAQALRPARRTGVIPALHHRPAVPADPDKAAEIDRRLETWARELDLFPEAWTGDFSDFQFGRAVVLQHPGGLDLDRLTAAGKLLLAENIVDSCYCEEDEGRGGSRRGLGGPLIIAQSALDPFHGVPELEAEWQEGLQADGPLRSYRSALEDFATFATPSQTDRFVHDMARLHMGYLGEAAWMETRYTPRVWEYLVMRQFNNFRPCLSLVDAVDGYELPEQVYARPEIQRITALACNATTIVNDLYSFTKELASDPDHLNLPQVVAANDRRGLKAAYLKSVGIHNRIMEAFEEESAALSATSPLIARYAEGLAAWVAGNHEWHATNTNRYHLPDYW; encoded by the coding sequence ATGAGCACACCCACGACCGCCTACACGCTGCCCGGACCACCGAACCTCGCCCAGGCCCTGCGCCCGGCCCGGCGCACCGGAGTGATCCCCGCTCTGCACCACCGGCCCGCCGTGCCCGCCGACCCGGACAAGGCCGCCGAGATCGACCGCCGGCTGGAGACCTGGGCCCGGGAACTGGATCTGTTCCCCGAGGCCTGGACGGGGGACTTCTCGGACTTCCAGTTCGGCCGTGCCGTCGTCCTGCAGCATCCGGGCGGGCTCGACCTGGACCGGCTGACCGCCGCCGGCAAGCTGCTGCTCGCCGAGAACATCGTGGACTCCTGCTACTGCGAGGAGGACGAGGGGCGGGGCGGATCGCGGCGCGGCCTCGGTGGCCCGCTGATCATCGCCCAGTCGGCGCTCGACCCCTTCCACGGCGTCCCGGAGCTGGAGGCGGAGTGGCAGGAGGGCCTCCAGGCCGACGGCCCGCTGCGCTCGTACCGCTCCGCCCTCGAGGACTTCGCCACCTTCGCCACGCCCAGCCAGACCGACCGGTTCGTGCACGACATGGCCCGGCTGCACATGGGCTATCTCGGCGAGGCCGCCTGGATGGAGACCCGGTACACGCCCCGGGTCTGGGAGTACCTGGTGATGCGGCAGTTCAACAACTTCCGGCCCTGTCTGTCGCTGGTCGACGCCGTGGACGGCTACGAACTGCCCGAGCAGGTCTACGCCCGCCCGGAGATCCAGCGGATCACCGCCCTGGCCTGCAACGCCACCACGATCGTGAACGACCTGTACTCCTTCACCAAGGAGCTGGCGAGCGACCCGGACCACCTCAATCTGCCGCAGGTGGTCGCGGCCAACGACCGGCGAGGGCTCAAGGCGGCCTATCTGAAGTCCGTCGGGATCCACAACCGGATCATGGAGGCCTTCGAGGAGGAGTCGGCCGCCCTGTCCGCCACCTCACCCCTGATCGCGCGCTACGCCGAGGGCCTGGCCGCCTGGGTCGCGGGCAACCACGAGTGGCACGCCACCAACACCAACCGCTACCACCTGCCCGACTACTGGTAA